The following DNA comes from Falco rusticolus isolate bFalRus1 chromosome 12, bFalRus1.pri, whole genome shotgun sequence.
ttttaataagttGTCCTGGTTGATCAGGTGCATAGTAGTAGAAACACGTTCAGTAAGTAAATATTTatctaataaattaaaaacataaccCAAAGGTTGTATGGTGGACACGTTTCACTTAAGAATGTATTATCTATGCTGTTACTTCTTGTGAATATCCATCTTTTATCTTTCCATAAGAGGCCTGTTCTTTCCTTTACAAATCCAAACGCAAAATAAACAGCTCAGCCTGCTCAAAGTCTATGTGAATTACACTCTAAAGGCAAGACAAGCAGCCTCACGCTACTCACAGGTTCCTCATTGCGTGCAGCAGTCCCTTCAGACAATCAGGTCACACTGGAGTAAAACAGGCATCGGCAGGAGAAGAATCAGGCcctgtgtgatttttatttttgaagtgctCTTGGTTATTTGTTCAAATACATTATAGTGCCAACTGTGTTTAATTTAGTGATTTAAAACTTAACCCAAGGACAAGATGGGTCCATTTCAAAGCATGAACTGGAGTTCAGGAGGCGTGAGCTCCCTGAAGTCAAACGGGTTGGGGACGGGTTTGCTGCTGTCTTTGGAAGTGAACGGATCACACTGAGGGCAGTAGGTTTCCGTGAAAAGCACCCAGTTTCAGAAAGAGCAACATATGCATATCAGAGGGAAGAATTTACCATATATATCTCTCTATTTTTATGCATACACCTGTATGTCTAAATGCATACAACACATCTGTATCTCTATTACATACAATATGTCTATTCAGAGTCTGTTACATATATTTGCTTATAAATATATGTAGAATTACATATGGTATGTAATGTACAATACACGTACACACATCGTAACTTTTGGTGTGTATGTGTTCAAAGAAAGAGGTAACTGGAAGCTTTTGAAGGACTTGTAAAAGGTGGGAGAAGTTTTGGAATAAGCAAAGTCCATGTGGAAATCTTAGATGAACATGTACATGACTTTCCATTGCATTCATGTAATTTTACAGTTCTTTGTTCAATCATTAAATATCTTATTAAGCAGCAAAATAACTAGATGGTTGTTCATATTTTCATAATGCTGACATAATTTATTAAGTGAAGGATCACGATAATGAGTGATATACAGAAACGGTGAGTTTTGatataagtatatataaaacTAAGTGTATATACAATATAGAGATCTTCAAATTCATCAGGATTTTTGCATCAGGGGATCGCTGAAAAATATGTCCAGTTAGACTAAGTTTTTATGGTATTGCTGatggaaaataaagttaatttgtTAGTATTTCTaataaaggggaaaatgaaGCTCATGATTTGAAATAGGTGAGCACTGTTTAACTAAAGCCCTGTGATGATGTTTTATAATATGAGTAAAATAAAGAGCTGTTGTAAACTGGCAGGTCCTATCATCATTGCCTATCCGAAGGTACACGGAGGTAATACGCTGTCTAAGTGGGATGACTTCCTACTCCTCTGCTCTTTGCACTGATAAAGAAATTTGTATCCTTTGTATGTGGGATATTGAGAAAATAAGGACAGTCCTCCAAAAGAGTTGACAGCAACAGATGGAGAGTAACAGGCTTTGTGTTAACTCCGATACAGTGGGACACCAAAGGTGAAGGCCGCAGGCTAGGAAGAGCCGTGGGCATTACTTACATGGTTCAAACCTGCTGGCTCCAAGGGCAGAGGCATGCAGCGATGCGGGTGCCGAACTGCTGCCCTCAGTGGGAAAGGGGATGCTCAGGCAGACAGACAGTGACATTTTTGCACTCCACTTCGTAAGCAGTTCTGGCCCCAAGGAAAGGCTGCggcagattttatttctctgctgtttggAGCActtcacaaaaaacaaacaagcaagcaagcaagcaaacaaaacagaacaaaagcaaaaccactgccCTCTTCCTCCCTACTTCCCACCCACACCTTTGAGTACTTTTTAGCTGACATTCCCCTAGCACGGGGCACATTTCTTACCATGTCTGCAGCGGTAAAAGCTGGCAGGGAACCTCCCGGCACAGTTCTGACTGGCTCTGCTGAATAGCTGCTCGCAAGTATTTCACCATTACACTGCAGCGTTAGCATTTGAACACTTGGTTGAGAATCTGCATTTCAAGCAGCAGATACCCCATAAATCATGAGATTTACTGTACCTTTCAGCGGTCAGGTTTTACTGTACCTTTCAACACAGAATACTAGTGTTTTTTCTCTATAATTTTCATACAAATTCACAGAAGGATGCCTGTCGTCTGCAGCTTTACTGGGCAACTGCCCCATGGCAAGCAGGTCAGAGATCATAGCAGAGTTTAGGCCTTAGTTCTTCATGGCCCTTGACTTCTGCCATGTCCGTGGTGCAACTCACCACCAGCTCGGTTCAAGTCTTGAACCTCGAGTTGCTGCCTGTGCAATGCAGTACATGACTTCTTCAGTAACACGTGCCACCAAATCCACTTTAGGAGTGATATTTatactgcagagctgctgaacaAGGTTGACgagcaccagaaaaaaatttcagtgtcaGCAGCAAAGAGTGGTGGAACCCAAcccaaatgaaaaaacccaacacgATACAGAGGAAAGTCTTAGGTGATGTGAGAAGGCAGTCCTGAAGCGCGAGTGGtgcccagccccctcctgcaCAGCTGATGGGAGCAATCACCCAGAAGGAAAAGGCACAACAATGccagcagctgaaacaaaacctgagaactgggatgggatgggagaaGGAACATGTAGAGCCCAAACCAGTGATGCACTCCAGTATGTGCCTCGCTTTAATGGGATTATCTGTATGCCTGAAGTCAAGCCGAGGGCTAAATGatgcagcagcagtgtttgcaCATACACAGGTAGcagtttgttgtttggtttttttattcctccccccccccccccccagaggCAAAAGGTTCTGGAAACTGCATGAGACTGTTGAAGAAGTGTTGCTTTTTGCGTCCCCAGGGTGCTTGTTCCAGCAACCCCATGGAGCTCTGTGGCACTGCCGGTGACGGGCCTGTGACAGGGCCCCTTGGCAGTATTACACTCTGTAAAACGCTACGGTCTGAGGAAGTACTTAAcaagaaaataccaaaacacaCAGTCTTTTGAGTTGGCTGCAGTCTGCTCAAAAGCTTGTTGGCATCCATAAATACCTCAGTTGTGTTGGGAAAAGGACAAATATTGCCTTTAGTATCTTTTATAAGAATTATTCCCCACTTTGGTGGAATTTCTAGTTTTATTCTGAGAAGATACGAAGTAAGAGCTTATTTCAGATAGAGTTTGTCTTTTGATCCAAAAAGAAAGGTCTGCCAAGCTCATCTCTAAAGACTGTAAATTGAGAGAGATCTAGGTTAACAGGCATCCAGCCCTTTCCCTGGAAAAAACACTGCACACCCAGTCGGCTGACGTTTACTAGTAGAGACTTCTAGTCATCGGTAAAGGCAACACAAACCCACAGTGGGTATCTTCATTAGAAGGCAaaacttttattaaatgaaCCAGATGTCACAAGTTAACATTTGCAGCTGTCTGAGAGATGGGGAATCGTACGGCAGCTATAGGAGCAGTAGAGGAATACGCAGATTCGTTCCAGATACTGTGGAAAGCCAGGTAGCTCtgtaattaataataattacttTCAACTTGTCCTAATCATGAAAATCAGTTGCATAGGATGTGCCTATTACTTGTTGCCCTGGAGCACTTTAGTGGTCATTGCACCAAAGGTGAGCCTACATCAGACAGAATTACCATCACGGTATCAATCTGTTCCATACCAAACAGCAAAAACCTCACTACTGTATCATTcggtcaggaaaaaaaaaaaaaaaaaaaaaaaaaaaaaaaaaccaacaaaacacaaacaaccaCAGTCATTTAATAACTATGCCAGACAAGTTGACTAtcggggtgggtgggggggtgtcacTTAAGAGCCTTTGtcacctgttttcttcttgcttgtCTTCTCTATCATTGTCTCCACAATCATCGCTGTCTCTTCGTACGTCTGAATCCTGTCATCTGAAAACTTCTCAATGGACTCTACCACCTCCACCTTCTCATAGCTCATTGAGCCAGGCAAGCCTGCTTCCCTGAATAAAAGGCCCTGCTTATCTTCTCGGTCATATTCTGCCTCTCGAAGGACACCTGGCTCAGTTGGGCTTACCAAACCAGGGGAAGGAACTGTCTCAGGCTCAGAGATGTCTGGATACGTTGTGATTTGCTcaatttttcctcttgcttttttgcCCCATTCAAGCacatcttctttctcttcctcttggAGTTCAAactcttctctcctttcatAGATAgcccctttctctttttctgatggTTCAGCAGGTTCTGGCAGCTCTGGTATGGGTTCCACATCACCACCGTTCATCACCTTCCCGTTGCCGGTGGAAACTGTGATGCCTCCCCCAGCTGGGATGGAAGGGGCCAGGATGCAAGGTTCTTCATAGCCTTCCTCCCCTGTCACCAGCACGTAACGCCCCTTAGGATGGGTATCAGGTTTAGGCTCTGGTCTCTTGCAGactcttattttctccctcacaATGTTACACAATTTATCGAAGGCTTTACTTATGCGGGCTCCATCAGGTACGTCCTCTGGGCCTGCTTCTTTTTCGAGTTCTAATCCTTCCTGCCTGGATTCACATGTGACTGAGCCTTCATGCCTAAACTCCAGCGGATCTTGGTCAAAACCTTCCAGAGTTCTTTCATACATTCTTTCAGGCGAGAGACCGTCAGTTATGTCTTTAGACATCAGCTCCTTTTTCCTGGCAATTTTCTTTGTCAGAGCTTTTTGTCTGGGCTTTACACTGGCAATGTCTTGCACAGCCTGGGTGATATCTAGGGAAAAATTAgaacaaagcaaacaacaagCAGTGCTGAACACAGTCGCTGCAAACGCTAGAGCCGCCTCTCACCCTCACTGCTGCAGGCGGAGAGCTGAACACCGCAGCAGTGAGCACGGCTTCAGTCAGCACCTTAACCAGCCTCTCCTCTTAACCTTAACCAGCCTCTCCTCGGCCAAGCGGCCGCTTGGTGTCTAAGGTCACCACTGTCATGCGCAGCGTGAGGACAGGACAACCATGCATGGGAGAGGCAGACCTATCAGGCCCATGCTAATACTCAGCAGAAGCGTTGGGCaccggctgctgctgccaggctcagCACCTTCCTCCCAGGCGCCGTGGCAGGGTTCAGCCCTGCTAACTAGACAAGAAGCATCATCTCCTACGGCAGAGGTTGAAGCCAGGTGCCCCAAGTTAGAGGCACGGCCTTGCAGAAGGACTAAGTGCAAATGGCTTGTCTGACTTTTACAACTCCTGCTAGGGTTTAGGGggggaacaaaacccaaaagcccTATTTAAAAACTTCCTGGCTGAACACAGGGCTGCTGGGCGAGCGGACCAGGTGAGTGTcaccaccagctcctccagTGCTCCTGAAGATGGGCTCAGCAGGGGGACGCCCCGCCGTGGGGCTAAGGGCAAGCCAGGCACCCCCACTCACTTGGGTGTATGTGATGCGTGGGGTATGGCAGACGCAGGAGGTGTGGCAAGTGGCCACAGAGCTAAGCAGCCGCCAGGCCAGCAGCACGGTGCCGAGGAGCAGCATCCTGCATCACCGGAACACCAATGTTGAGCTCTAGACCCCAGAGAGAGCCGTCCTGCCAGCAGGCTATTTCTGATCCCCTGGGTTGTCAGTAGTCCCAAACCCCACGgtagctgagcagcagcagccacaggagcacaggcaggctgctggcttcCCTGGCACAAACAGCTAGAGCAGAGACACAGAGGCTGGTACTGGGAATTATGGAAACACATTGACAGACAGATATTAATATGCTTTCCCCAAGGAAGCTGTTTTGTCCCAAGTCACAGGTATCACAATATACATGAAATGCCCTGTTTGCCTTGCAGGTAGGAAGCAGAGGTGAGGCTGGAGACAGGCCGAATCTTCAGCAGGTATAAAACAACACTTTGCAACAAGGTAGTTATTTACAGCTGCTGAGGATTTGGTCTCAGGCATTATGGACCCATTTCTGCCAGGGTACACAGAGCAGTTGTTAGAAAAATTACAGCTGCACTCTAAAACCCCCTCAATTTGACAGTTTGTCTCCATTCTCAGGGCAGTTATTAGTAAAAGCACAGCTAGCCTTGGGTTTAAGCTACGCTAAGGTCATCCCATATGTTAGTACCTACAGTACCTTTCTATAAACCAACTCCCCTCTGTTAAAAGCAGCCATGCTACTTTAGTCCTGGCCATTTCTTTGTCACCAGGTTTACAAGCATTCTAATCCTAACTAGCAATCAGACAACACGGAGGTACCACCATTCAAAGGAATCCAGGCCACAGGATGTAAACAGGCCCAAAAAAGCACCCTCCGCCTGCCTGCAGCGCTCAACATGCCTTGACTGCTCTTCGCATGTGACTGCGGTGTGAGCCAACAACTCTCAACAACTCAGCACAAAACCCCTGGCTCCTTCCACAGTTTCAGGTGCCTTTTGACTTTGCTCTATTGATTGGCCTAGGTAGTAAATTGCAGAAATTAGCAAAGAAGCTCTTTTGCTTGTGGTTTTGGCCTTTGACAGCTTGTCCCAAAGCCAGCTGAGGTAAGCTGAAATTGTCGTATTTACTTAGCAAGCCTGGAGTCAGGCTGTCTCGGCTGGCGTTCATATGGAAGACAAGTGGGAAAACATCTTAAAatacagtgctgctgctctggacaGACAGGAAGACATGTCACAGTTTTACCTCTTCCCCTCGAAGCTGGAGGCTGGACAGGCCTATAGATCTGCGTGAAGAGTGTGACTGGCGTTCCTGCTATAGCGGAGTTTAACCTGCCAGAGAAGACACACATCAGTCAGATCTCTCCCCCTCATTTCCATCAAGAGCAAGTGAAATTGTGCAAAATGAACCATGGAGGctaaagaaatgtatttctctGTGGTGTGGATTCAAAGAGAATGATGGCAGCCTGTTTCTTATCTGGGGAGAATCGACAAAGCCCCAGCACCTTCACAGGACTTAGGCTGGTTTCCACCAGCAGGAGACATGAGATGCTCCATTAAGTATGAGGTACACCAGTGATTAAAACCCATAGCACCAGGTTTGTAATTTAGCACAGCACTTTGAAAGGATGGGAAGATTTTGGATGGGCAAACGGTCCATCCATGCCTATCAGAGGTCAGCAAGCGCCGTACATGCTGGCCATTTGGTAGCCGTTACAAAGTTACCTGCGtattcttgttttcagaatggcaagaagaaaactgaGCGGTCTTCCTTTGAAAGT
Coding sequences within:
- the BFSP1 gene encoding filensin; its protein translation is MYRSSFLREVRKEKYERSDAYDELRGSPEFDSLAQARGLENLQELNERFASYINRARVLEQRNTILRKQLETFQRMDELVGLDEAFAGQIEFNRQRMRELASDRAKLEREEKDAQRMLDEYRNKYRNEREYQQKLKETLERLNKEADEALLCNLELQIESQFLQDDINATKDRYKKNLMEIQTYVNVLQQIIQTTPRVSPITTGICEEKLIAERRIPVLQSQLEEYKSILCQLQAQKYKLQTETTMLEQAIKNTQESYDDEIQLYNEQIENLRKGIEEAERTLEKYTTDCRQLVIYQQSLENELERYKRIIENEDSRLNSAIAGTPVTLFTQIYRPVQPPASRGRDITQAVQDIASVKPRQKALTKKIARKKELMSKDITDGLSPERMYERTLEGFDQDPLEFRHEGSVTCESRQEGLELEKEAGPEDVPDGARISKAFDKLCNIVREKIRVCKRPEPKPDTHPKGRYVLVTGEEGYEEPCILAPSIPAGGGITVSTGNGKVMNGGDVEPIPELPEPAEPSEKEKGAIYERREEFELQEEEKEDVLEWGKKARGKIEQITTYPDISEPETVPSPGLVSPTEPGVLREAEYDREDKQGLLFREAGLPGSMSYEKVEVVESIEKFSDDRIQTYEETAMIVETMIEKTSKKKTGDKGS